A single region of the Populus nigra chromosome 2, ddPopNigr1.1, whole genome shotgun sequence genome encodes:
- the LOC133681693 gene encoding homeobox-leucine zipper protein HDG2-like isoform X3 codes for MFQPNMMEGQLHRLDMTQNTPEGDMARIRDDEFDSTNTKSGSENQDGASGDDQDPRPKKKRYHRHTQHQIQEMEAFFKECPHPDDKQRKELSRELGLEPLQVKFWFQNKRTQMKTQHERHENTQLRNENEKLRADNMRYREALSNASCPNCGGPTAIGEMSFDEHHLRLENARLREEIDRISAIAAKYVGKPVVNYPLISAPMPPRPLDLGVGNFGGQPGIGGEIYGAGDLLRSITAPTEADKPMIIELAVAAMEELVRMAQMDEPLWMSSLDGTNAVLDEDEYVRIFPRGIGPKPTGFKCEASRESAVVIMNHINLVEYLMDVNQWSTLFSGIVSRALTLEVLSTGVAGNYNGALQVMTAEFQLPTPLVPTRESYFVRYCKQHADGTWAVVDVSLDNLRPSPGARCRRRPSGCLIQEMLNGYSKVTWVEHVEVDDRGVHNLYKQLVSSGHAFGAKRWVATLDRQCERLASAMATNIPAGDVGVITNQEGRKSMMKLAERMVISFCAGVSASTAHTWTTLSGTGADDVRVMTRKSVDDPGRPPGIVLSAATSFWLPVPPKRVFDFLRDESTRNEWDILSNGGVVQEMAHIANGRDTGNCVSLLRVNSANSSQSNMLILQESCTDQTASFVIYAPVDIVAMNVVLNGGDPDYVALLPSGFAVLPDGTGAHVGGMEEAAGGSLLTVAFQILVDSVPTAKLSLGSVATVNNLIACTVERIKASLSCESA; via the exons ATGTTCCAGCCAAACATGATGGAAGGTCAGCTTCACCGTCTAGACATGACACAAAACACACCTGAAGGCGACATGGCTCGGATCAGAGATGATGAATTTGATAGTACCAACACTAAATCAGGCAGTGAGAACCAAGATGGTGCATCCGGTGATGATCAAGATCCACGCCCCAAAAAGAAGCGTTATCATCGCCACACTCAGCATCAGATCCAAGAAATGGAAGC TTTCTTCAAAGAGTGTCCACACCCAGATGACAAGCAAAGGAAGGAGTTAAGCCGAGAATTAGGGTTAGAGCCATTGCAAGTCAAATTTTGGTTCCAAAATAAGCGCACCCAAATGAAG ACCCAGCATGAGCGCCATGAAAACACACAGCTTCGAAATGAGAATGAAAAGCTTAGGGCTGACAACATGCGGTACAGAGAAGCTCTTAGCAATGCCTCGTGTCCTAATTGTGGAGGGCCTACTGCCATTGGAGAAATGTCCTTTGATGAACATCATTTGAGACTGGAAAATGCCAGATTAAGAGAAGAG ATTGACCGTATTTCGGCAATCGCTGCTAAGTATGTTGGCAAGCCTGTGGTGAACTATCCACTTATATCGGCTCCGATGCCTCCACGTCCACTTGACCTTGGTGTTGGGAATTTTGGTGGACAGCCAGGCATTGGAGGGGAGATTTATGGAGCTGGAGACCTACTTAGGTCGATAACTGCTCCTACTGAGGCTGATAAGCCCATGATAATTGAGCTTGCAGTTGCAGCCATGGAGGAGCTAGTTAGAATGGCCCAAATGGATGAACCCTTATGGATGAGCAGCCTTGATGGAACAAATGCAGTATTAGATGAAGATGAATACGTAAGGATATTTCCTCGTGGTATTGGGCCTAAACCTACTGGTTTTAAATGTGAGGCTTCAAGAGAGTCTGCTGTTGTTATCATGAACCACATCAACCTTGTTGAGTATCTCATGGATGTG AATCAGTGGTCTACATTGTTTTCCGGCATAGTCTCAAGAGCTTTGACTTTGGAAGTGTTATCAACAGGAGTTGCAGGGAACTATAATGGTGCCTTGCAAGTG ATGACGGCTGAATTTCAACTTCCAACTCCACTTGTTCCTACCCGAGAAAGTTACTTTGTGAGGTACTGTAAACAACATGCCGATGGTACTTGGGCAGTGGTTGATGTTTCATTGGACAATTTACGCCCTAGTCCGGGAGCTAGGTGTCGAAGGAGGCCATCTGGATGTTTAATTCAAGAAATGCTCAATGGATACTCCAAG GTTACATGGGTTGAACATGTAGAGGTGGATGATAGAGGTGTTCATAATCTATACAAGCAACTTGTTAGCTCAGGACATGCATTCGGGGCAAAACGATGGGTGGCAACCCTAGATCGGCAATGCGAGCGCCTTGCCAGTGCCATGGCAACAAATATTCCTGCTGGCGATGTTGGTG TGATTACTAAtcaagaagggagaaagagtaTGATGAAGCTGGCAGAGAGAATGGTGATAAGCTTCTGTGCTGGAGTGAGCGCCTCTACTGCTCATACTTGGACTACACTATCTGGAACTGGAGCTGATGATGTTAGGGTCATGACAAGGAAGAGTGTAGATGATCCAGGGAGGCCTCCTGGGATTGTGCTTAGTGCTGCAACTTCCTTCTGGCTTCCAGTTCCTCCAAAAAGGGTTTTTGATTTTCTTCGTGACGAGAGCACTCGAAATGAG TGGGATATTCTATCAAATGGTGGAGTTGTCCAAGAAATGGCACACATTGCTAATGGCCGGGATACAGGCAATTGTGTATCTCTACTTCGAGTTAAT AGCGCGAATTCGAGCCAGAGCAACATGCTGATTTTACAAGAGAGTTGCACTGATCAAACAGCGTCTTTCGTAATCTATGCACCGGTTGATATTGTTGCAATGAACGTCGTACTTAATGGAGGCGATCCAGACTATGTAGCACTTCTTCCTTCAGGGTTTGCTGTTCTTCCCGATGGAACTGGAGCGCATGTAGGAGGCATGGAGGAGGCTGCAGGTGGATCTCTTCTAACTGTTGCATTCCAGATTTTGGTTGATTCAGTTCCTACAGCAAAACTATCTCTCGGCTCAGTGGCAACTGTTAACAACTTGATTGCCTGCACCGTGGAGAGGATTAAGGCTTCTTTATCATGCGAATCTGCATGA
- the LOC133681693 gene encoding homeobox-leucine zipper protein HDG2-like isoform X2 — protein MPAGMMIPARNMPSIIGVNGNAGGFGSSSGLALGQPNMMEGQLHRLDMTQNTPEGDMARIRDDEFDSTNTKSGSENQDGASGDDQDPRPKKKRYHRHTQHQIQEMEAFFKECPHPDDKQRKELSRELGLEPLQVKFWFQNKRTQMKTQHERHENTQLRNENEKLRADNMRYREALSNASCPNCGGPTAIGEMSFDEHHLRLENARLREEIDRISAIAAKYVGKPVVNYPLISAPMPPRPLDLGVGNFGGQPGIGGEIYGAGDLLRSITAPTEADKPMIIELAVAAMEELVRMAQMDEPLWMSSLDGTNAVLDEDEYVRIFPRGIGPKPTGFKCEASRESAVVIMNHINLVEYLMDVNQWSTLFSGIVSRALTLEVLSTGVAGNYNGALQVMTAEFQLPTPLVPTRESYFVRYCKQHADGTWAVVDVSLDNLRPSPGARCRRRPSGCLIQEMLNGYSKVTWVEHVEVDDRGVHNLYKQLVSSGHAFGAKRWVATLDRQCERLASAMATNIPAGDVGVITNQEGRKSMMKLAERMVISFCAGVSASTAHTWTTLSGTGADDVRVMTRKSVDDPGRPPGIVLSAATSFWLPVPPKRVFDFLRDESTRNEWDILSNGGVVQEMAHIANGRDTGNCVSLLRVNSANSSQSNMLILQESCTDQTASFVIYAPVDIVAMNVVLNGGDPDYVALLPSGFAVLPDGTGAHVGGMEEAAGGSLLTVAFQILVDSVPTAKLSLGSVATVNNLIACTVERIKASLSCESA, from the exons ATGCCAGCGGGAATGATGATTCCGGCAAGAAACATGCCATCAATTATTGGGGTTAATGGAAATGCTGGTGGGTTTGGATCGTCTTCAGGACTTGCTCTTGGTCAG CCAAACATGATGGAAGGTCAGCTTCACCGTCTAGACATGACACAAAACACACCTGAAGGCGACATGGCTCGGATCAGAGATGATGAATTTGATAGTACCAACACTAAATCAGGCAGTGAGAACCAAGATGGTGCATCCGGTGATGATCAAGATCCACGCCCCAAAAAGAAGCGTTATCATCGCCACACTCAGCATCAGATCCAAGAAATGGAAGC TTTCTTCAAAGAGTGTCCACACCCAGATGACAAGCAAAGGAAGGAGTTAAGCCGAGAATTAGGGTTAGAGCCATTGCAAGTCAAATTTTGGTTCCAAAATAAGCGCACCCAAATGAAG ACCCAGCATGAGCGCCATGAAAACACACAGCTTCGAAATGAGAATGAAAAGCTTAGGGCTGACAACATGCGGTACAGAGAAGCTCTTAGCAATGCCTCGTGTCCTAATTGTGGAGGGCCTACTGCCATTGGAGAAATGTCCTTTGATGAACATCATTTGAGACTGGAAAATGCCAGATTAAGAGAAGAG ATTGACCGTATTTCGGCAATCGCTGCTAAGTATGTTGGCAAGCCTGTGGTGAACTATCCACTTATATCGGCTCCGATGCCTCCACGTCCACTTGACCTTGGTGTTGGGAATTTTGGTGGACAGCCAGGCATTGGAGGGGAGATTTATGGAGCTGGAGACCTACTTAGGTCGATAACTGCTCCTACTGAGGCTGATAAGCCCATGATAATTGAGCTTGCAGTTGCAGCCATGGAGGAGCTAGTTAGAATGGCCCAAATGGATGAACCCTTATGGATGAGCAGCCTTGATGGAACAAATGCAGTATTAGATGAAGATGAATACGTAAGGATATTTCCTCGTGGTATTGGGCCTAAACCTACTGGTTTTAAATGTGAGGCTTCAAGAGAGTCTGCTGTTGTTATCATGAACCACATCAACCTTGTTGAGTATCTCATGGATGTG AATCAGTGGTCTACATTGTTTTCCGGCATAGTCTCAAGAGCTTTGACTTTGGAAGTGTTATCAACAGGAGTTGCAGGGAACTATAATGGTGCCTTGCAAGTG ATGACGGCTGAATTTCAACTTCCAACTCCACTTGTTCCTACCCGAGAAAGTTACTTTGTGAGGTACTGTAAACAACATGCCGATGGTACTTGGGCAGTGGTTGATGTTTCATTGGACAATTTACGCCCTAGTCCGGGAGCTAGGTGTCGAAGGAGGCCATCTGGATGTTTAATTCAAGAAATGCTCAATGGATACTCCAAG GTTACATGGGTTGAACATGTAGAGGTGGATGATAGAGGTGTTCATAATCTATACAAGCAACTTGTTAGCTCAGGACATGCATTCGGGGCAAAACGATGGGTGGCAACCCTAGATCGGCAATGCGAGCGCCTTGCCAGTGCCATGGCAACAAATATTCCTGCTGGCGATGTTGGTG TGATTACTAAtcaagaagggagaaagagtaTGATGAAGCTGGCAGAGAGAATGGTGATAAGCTTCTGTGCTGGAGTGAGCGCCTCTACTGCTCATACTTGGACTACACTATCTGGAACTGGAGCTGATGATGTTAGGGTCATGACAAGGAAGAGTGTAGATGATCCAGGGAGGCCTCCTGGGATTGTGCTTAGTGCTGCAACTTCCTTCTGGCTTCCAGTTCCTCCAAAAAGGGTTTTTGATTTTCTTCGTGACGAGAGCACTCGAAATGAG TGGGATATTCTATCAAATGGTGGAGTTGTCCAAGAAATGGCACACATTGCTAATGGCCGGGATACAGGCAATTGTGTATCTCTACTTCGAGTTAAT AGCGCGAATTCGAGCCAGAGCAACATGCTGATTTTACAAGAGAGTTGCACTGATCAAACAGCGTCTTTCGTAATCTATGCACCGGTTGATATTGTTGCAATGAACGTCGTACTTAATGGAGGCGATCCAGACTATGTAGCACTTCTTCCTTCAGGGTTTGCTGTTCTTCCCGATGGAACTGGAGCGCATGTAGGAGGCATGGAGGAGGCTGCAGGTGGATCTCTTCTAACTGTTGCATTCCAGATTTTGGTTGATTCAGTTCCTACAGCAAAACTATCTCTCGGCTCAGTGGCAACTGTTAACAACTTGATTGCCTGCACCGTGGAGAGGATTAAGGCTTCTTTATCATGCGAATCTGCATGA
- the LOC133681693 gene encoding homeobox-leucine zipper protein HDG2-like isoform X1 — MPAGMMIPARNMPSIIGVNGNAGGFGSSSGLALGQIMFQPNMMEGQLHRLDMTQNTPEGDMARIRDDEFDSTNTKSGSENQDGASGDDQDPRPKKKRYHRHTQHQIQEMEAFFKECPHPDDKQRKELSRELGLEPLQVKFWFQNKRTQMKTQHERHENTQLRNENEKLRADNMRYREALSNASCPNCGGPTAIGEMSFDEHHLRLENARLREEIDRISAIAAKYVGKPVVNYPLISAPMPPRPLDLGVGNFGGQPGIGGEIYGAGDLLRSITAPTEADKPMIIELAVAAMEELVRMAQMDEPLWMSSLDGTNAVLDEDEYVRIFPRGIGPKPTGFKCEASRESAVVIMNHINLVEYLMDVNQWSTLFSGIVSRALTLEVLSTGVAGNYNGALQVMTAEFQLPTPLVPTRESYFVRYCKQHADGTWAVVDVSLDNLRPSPGARCRRRPSGCLIQEMLNGYSKVTWVEHVEVDDRGVHNLYKQLVSSGHAFGAKRWVATLDRQCERLASAMATNIPAGDVGVITNQEGRKSMMKLAERMVISFCAGVSASTAHTWTTLSGTGADDVRVMTRKSVDDPGRPPGIVLSAATSFWLPVPPKRVFDFLRDESTRNEWDILSNGGVVQEMAHIANGRDTGNCVSLLRVNSANSSQSNMLILQESCTDQTASFVIYAPVDIVAMNVVLNGGDPDYVALLPSGFAVLPDGTGAHVGGMEEAAGGSLLTVAFQILVDSVPTAKLSLGSVATVNNLIACTVERIKASLSCESA, encoded by the exons ATGCCAGCGGGAATGATGATTCCGGCAAGAAACATGCCATCAATTATTGGGGTTAATGGAAATGCTGGTGGGTTTGGATCGTCTTCAGGACTTGCTCTTGGTCAG ATAATGTTCCAGCCAAACATGATGGAAGGTCAGCTTCACCGTCTAGACATGACACAAAACACACCTGAAGGCGACATGGCTCGGATCAGAGATGATGAATTTGATAGTACCAACACTAAATCAGGCAGTGAGAACCAAGATGGTGCATCCGGTGATGATCAAGATCCACGCCCCAAAAAGAAGCGTTATCATCGCCACACTCAGCATCAGATCCAAGAAATGGAAGC TTTCTTCAAAGAGTGTCCACACCCAGATGACAAGCAAAGGAAGGAGTTAAGCCGAGAATTAGGGTTAGAGCCATTGCAAGTCAAATTTTGGTTCCAAAATAAGCGCACCCAAATGAAG ACCCAGCATGAGCGCCATGAAAACACACAGCTTCGAAATGAGAATGAAAAGCTTAGGGCTGACAACATGCGGTACAGAGAAGCTCTTAGCAATGCCTCGTGTCCTAATTGTGGAGGGCCTACTGCCATTGGAGAAATGTCCTTTGATGAACATCATTTGAGACTGGAAAATGCCAGATTAAGAGAAGAG ATTGACCGTATTTCGGCAATCGCTGCTAAGTATGTTGGCAAGCCTGTGGTGAACTATCCACTTATATCGGCTCCGATGCCTCCACGTCCACTTGACCTTGGTGTTGGGAATTTTGGTGGACAGCCAGGCATTGGAGGGGAGATTTATGGAGCTGGAGACCTACTTAGGTCGATAACTGCTCCTACTGAGGCTGATAAGCCCATGATAATTGAGCTTGCAGTTGCAGCCATGGAGGAGCTAGTTAGAATGGCCCAAATGGATGAACCCTTATGGATGAGCAGCCTTGATGGAACAAATGCAGTATTAGATGAAGATGAATACGTAAGGATATTTCCTCGTGGTATTGGGCCTAAACCTACTGGTTTTAAATGTGAGGCTTCAAGAGAGTCTGCTGTTGTTATCATGAACCACATCAACCTTGTTGAGTATCTCATGGATGTG AATCAGTGGTCTACATTGTTTTCCGGCATAGTCTCAAGAGCTTTGACTTTGGAAGTGTTATCAACAGGAGTTGCAGGGAACTATAATGGTGCCTTGCAAGTG ATGACGGCTGAATTTCAACTTCCAACTCCACTTGTTCCTACCCGAGAAAGTTACTTTGTGAGGTACTGTAAACAACATGCCGATGGTACTTGGGCAGTGGTTGATGTTTCATTGGACAATTTACGCCCTAGTCCGGGAGCTAGGTGTCGAAGGAGGCCATCTGGATGTTTAATTCAAGAAATGCTCAATGGATACTCCAAG GTTACATGGGTTGAACATGTAGAGGTGGATGATAGAGGTGTTCATAATCTATACAAGCAACTTGTTAGCTCAGGACATGCATTCGGGGCAAAACGATGGGTGGCAACCCTAGATCGGCAATGCGAGCGCCTTGCCAGTGCCATGGCAACAAATATTCCTGCTGGCGATGTTGGTG TGATTACTAAtcaagaagggagaaagagtaTGATGAAGCTGGCAGAGAGAATGGTGATAAGCTTCTGTGCTGGAGTGAGCGCCTCTACTGCTCATACTTGGACTACACTATCTGGAACTGGAGCTGATGATGTTAGGGTCATGACAAGGAAGAGTGTAGATGATCCAGGGAGGCCTCCTGGGATTGTGCTTAGTGCTGCAACTTCCTTCTGGCTTCCAGTTCCTCCAAAAAGGGTTTTTGATTTTCTTCGTGACGAGAGCACTCGAAATGAG TGGGATATTCTATCAAATGGTGGAGTTGTCCAAGAAATGGCACACATTGCTAATGGCCGGGATACAGGCAATTGTGTATCTCTACTTCGAGTTAAT AGCGCGAATTCGAGCCAGAGCAACATGCTGATTTTACAAGAGAGTTGCACTGATCAAACAGCGTCTTTCGTAATCTATGCACCGGTTGATATTGTTGCAATGAACGTCGTACTTAATGGAGGCGATCCAGACTATGTAGCACTTCTTCCTTCAGGGTTTGCTGTTCTTCCCGATGGAACTGGAGCGCATGTAGGAGGCATGGAGGAGGCTGCAGGTGGATCTCTTCTAACTGTTGCATTCCAGATTTTGGTTGATTCAGTTCCTACAGCAAAACTATCTCTCGGCTCAGTGGCAACTGTTAACAACTTGATTGCCTGCACCGTGGAGAGGATTAAGGCTTCTTTATCATGCGAATCTGCATGA